ACTCTGATCACCAATTATTGGTATCAGGTAAGGCAGGTAGAAGTAGATGGTTGGGTAGAAGACCTAGAACAAGACCGGTAGCAATGAACCCTGTTGATCACCCAATGGGTGGTGGTGAAGGTAGAGCTTCTGGAGGTCACCCAAGATCGAGAAACGGAATACCTGCTAAAGGATTCAGAACTCGTTCTAAGACCAAGAGCACCAATAAGTATATAATAGAACGTAGAAAGAAATAAAAAAGTAGAAAGAAATGGCACGTTCACTAAAAAAAGGACCTTACGTTCACTATAGTTTGGAAAAGAAAATCCAACAAAGTGTTTCATCCGGAAAAAAATCCGTAATAAAAACTTGGTCAAGGGCTTCTATGATAACTCCTGATTTCGTCGGGATGACTATAGCGGTTCATAATGGAAAACAATTTGTACCTGTTTTTGTTACAGAAAACATGGTGGGACATAAACTTGGAGAATTTTCACCTACTAGATCCTTTAGAGGTCATGTCGGTGCAAAAAACAAAGGAAAAAAGTAAGCTATGGGAGTTCGTAAAAAACAGATGGCCGAAAGAATTAAGGCAGAAAAGAAGAAGGTGGCTTTCGCAAAGTTGAATAACTGTCCTACTTCACCTAGAAAAATGCGATTAGTTGCAGATTTAATTCGTGGTGTTCAAGTAGAAAAAGCATTAGCTATTTTAAGATTTAACCCTAAAGAGGCTTCAAGAAAGTTGGAGAAATTATTACTTTCTGCTTTGGCTAATTGGCAAGCTAAAAATGAAGAGGCAAGTTTAGAAGATGCTGATTTGGTTGTAGCTGAAATTAGAGTTGATGGTGGTGCAATGCTTAAAAGATTGCGTCCAGCGCCACAAGGAAGAGCACATAGAATTAGAAAACGTTCAAACCATGTAACTTTGGTTTTGGGGTCAAAAAATAATACAGAAAACTAGGATGGGACAGAAAACAAATCCAATAGGAAATCGTTTAGGAATCATTAGAGGTTGGGAGTCTAACTGGTATGGTGGAAACGATTACGGAGATAAATTAGCTGAGGATGATAAAATACGTAAGTATATTCATGCCAGACTAGCTAAGGCTAGTGTTTCTAGAGTTATTATTGAGCGTACTCTTAAATTAATCACTGTTACTGTAACAACTGCTAGACCAGGTATTATAATTGGTAAAGGTGGACAGGAAGTTGACAAATTAAAGGAGGAGTTGAAAAAAATCACCAATAAGGAGGTTCAAATCAACATATTCGAAATAAAAAGACCTGAGCTTGATGCTAATTTAGTTGCAGCTAGTGTAGCTCGTCAAATTGAAAGTAGAATTTCCTTTAGAAGAGCAATTAAAATGGCAATCGCTGCAGCAATGCGTATGAATGCCGAAGGTATAAAGATTCAAATCTCTGGAAGATTGAATGGTGCTGAAATGGCTCGTTCTGAATCATATAAGGATGGTAGAATTCCATTATCAACTTTTAGAGCAGATATTGATTATGCTTTACAAGAGGCTCAAACTACATATGGCAAACTTGGTATTAAAGTTTGGATTATGAAAGGTGAGGTTTATGGTAAAAGAGATTTATCTCCATTGGTAGGAATGCAAAAGGATTCTCCTAAGGGTGGTAAGCAAGAAGGTGGAAGAAAACAACGTCGTAGAAAGTAATTTTTTAAAGAACTAAAGTAATGTTACAACCGAAAAGAACAAAGTTCCGTAAGATGCAGAAAGGCCGTATGAAAGGCCTAGCTGGAAGAGGACACCAACTTTCAAATGGTATGTTCGGTATAAAGAATGTTGATGATGCTACATTTTTGACTTCTCGTCAAATAGAAGCTGCTCGTATTGCAGCTACTAGATTTATGAAAAGAGAAGGGCAATTGTGGATCAAAATATTTCCAGATAAACCGATTACCAAAAAACCTTTAGAAGTACGTATGGGTAAAGGTAAGGGTGCTCCTGAATATTTTGTAGCTGTTGTTAAGCCTGGTAGAATTATGTTCGAGGTAGCTGGAGTTCCAATGGAAGTAGCAAAAGAAGCTTTAAGATTGGCGGCACAAAAACTTCCTGTTAAAACAAAATTTATTGTAGCTAGAGATTTCGAAGGCACAAATTAAACGTAAGGAATAATGAAAAAACAAGAGATTAAAGAAATGTCTGTGGAAGGACTTACGGAGAAATTGGCCGAGTACAGGAAGCAACATTCGGATTTGAAAATGGCACATTTTGTAACCCCGTTAGAAAATCCACTTCAAATTAGAAAAGTAAGAAGAACAGTAGCAAGATTAGCCACTGAAATTACTAATAGGGAAAACCAATAATTGGTGGGCTTTATGGAAAAAAGAAACTTAAGAAAAGAGAGAGTAGGAGTTGTTACTAGTAATAAAATGGAGAAGTCTATTGTTATTGCAGAGGTAAAAAGAGTAAAGCATCCTATGTACGGTAAATTCGTTTTGAAGACAAAGAAATATGTTGCTCATGACGAAAAGAACGATTGCAATATTGGTGATACGGTAAAAATCATGGAGACTCGTCCTATGAGTAAAACTAAATGTTGGAGACTAGTAGAAATCTTAGAAAGAGCTAAATAAGTTATGTTACAGCAAGAATCTAGATTAAAGGTTGCGGATAACACAGGGGCAAAGGAAGTTTTAACTATCCGTGTTCTTGGTGGTACTAAAAGAAGATATGCGTCTATAGGTGACAAAATTGTTGTTACTGTTAAAGAAGCTACTCCTAATGGAGGTATTAAAAAGGGAGCAGTATCAACTGCTGTTGTAGTTCGCACAAAAAAAGAGGTAAGAAGACCTGATGGGTCTTATATTAGATTTGATG
The genomic region above belongs to Maribacter hydrothermalis and contains:
- the rpsS gene encoding 30S ribosomal protein S19 — encoded protein: MARSLKKGPYVHYSLEKKIQQSVSSGKKSVIKTWSRASMITPDFVGMTIAVHNGKQFVPVFVTENMVGHKLGEFSPTRSFRGHVGAKNKGKK
- the rpmC gene encoding 50S ribosomal protein L29; translation: MKKQEIKEMSVEGLTEKLAEYRKQHSDLKMAHFVTPLENPLQIRKVRRTVARLATEITNRENQ
- the rplN gene encoding 50S ribosomal protein L14; its protein translation is MLQQESRLKVADNTGAKEVLTIRVLGGTKRRYASIGDKIVVTVKEATPNGGIKKGAVSTAVVVRTKKEVRRPDGSYIRFDDNACVLLNPAGEMRGTRVFGPVARELRDKQFMKIVSLAPEVL
- the rplP gene encoding 50S ribosomal protein L16, translating into MLQPKRTKFRKMQKGRMKGLAGRGHQLSNGMFGIKNVDDATFLTSRQIEAARIAATRFMKREGQLWIKIFPDKPITKKPLEVRMGKGKGAPEYFVAVVKPGRIMFEVAGVPMEVAKEALRLAAQKLPVKTKFIVARDFEGTN
- the rpsQ gene encoding 30S ribosomal protein S17 produces the protein MEKRNLRKERVGVVTSNKMEKSIVIAEVKRVKHPMYGKFVLKTKKYVAHDEKNDCNIGDTVKIMETRPMSKTKCWRLVEILERAK
- the rpsC gene encoding 30S ribosomal protein S3, with amino-acid sequence MGQKTNPIGNRLGIIRGWESNWYGGNDYGDKLAEDDKIRKYIHARLAKASVSRVIIERTLKLITVTVTTARPGIIIGKGGQEVDKLKEELKKITNKEVQINIFEIKRPELDANLVAASVARQIESRISFRRAIKMAIAAAMRMNAEGIKIQISGRLNGAEMARSESYKDGRIPLSTFRADIDYALQEAQTTYGKLGIKVWIMKGEVYGKRDLSPLVGMQKDSPKGGKQEGGRKQRRRK
- the rplV gene encoding 50S ribosomal protein L22, which encodes MGVRKKQMAERIKAEKKKVAFAKLNNCPTSPRKMRLVADLIRGVQVEKALAILRFNPKEASRKLEKLLLSALANWQAKNEEASLEDADLVVAEIRVDGGAMLKRLRPAPQGRAHRIRKRSNHVTLVLGSKNNTEN